In the Campylobacter showae genome, one interval contains:
- the rpoB gene encoding DNA-directed RNA polymerase subunit beta yields MLNSLYSGNRLRVDFSNVAKEIDVPNLLQLQKKSFDQFLNVDKNQGESGIEKVFKSIFPIHDPQNRLSLEYVSSEIGKPKYTIRECMERGLTYSVNLKMKIRLIVHERDEKTGEKIGIKDIKEQEIFVREIPLMTDRISFIINGVERVVVNQLHRSPGVIFKEEESPTVVNKLIYTAQIIPDRGSWLYFEYDTKDVLYVRINKRRKVPVTILFRALGYKKQDIIKLFYPIQTLTIKDNKFLTPFNPDDYQGRVEYDIKDEEGNVLHEAGKRLTKKKADKIIADGVKFVEYPTEILVNRFLAHPVIDKNSGEVLYDTLAQLDENKLVKILADQESIEIANDLAAGVDDAIINSFIADNETLKLLRQTENVDDENDLAAIRIYKVMRPGEPVVKDAARAFVNDLFFNPERYDLTGVGRMKMNHKLALEVPEYVTVLTNEDIIKTAKYLIKVKNGQGHIDDRDHLGNRRIRSIGELLANELHLGFVKMQKAIRDKFTTLGNTEEIMPYDLVNPKMITTTIMEFFTGGQLSQFMDQTNPLSEVTHKRRLSALGEGGLVKDRAGFEVRDVHPTHYGRICPVETPEGQNIGLINTLSTYAKVNNLGFVEAPYKKVVDGRVTDEIVYLTATQEENLVIAPASTALDESGYIVEDLIEARQDGEMILAKREDVKLIDLCSGMIAGVAASLIPFLEHDDANRALMGSNMQRQAVPLLRSSAPIVGTGMESTVARDAWEAIKARRAGVVEKVDNKNIFILGEDEAGPYIDHYSMEKNLRTNQNTTFSQHPIVKKGESVAAGQIIADGPSMERGELAIGKNALIAFMPWNGYNYEDAIVISEKMIREDAFTSVHIYEKEIEARELKDGVEEITKDIPNIKEEDLLHLDDSGIIKIGTQVKPGMILVGKVSPKGEVKPTPEERLLRAIFGEKAGHVVNKSLYATASMEGVVVDVKIFTKKGHEKDSRSNKVYEEEKAAFEKEHHDRLLMLDREEMLKVGALLCKTPLSSAQTIGKKTYKKGEKIDKEEFENINRFTLSAIVKGFSKDVQKSYDDIKNHFQNEKKKLKEEHDAKMEILEKDDILPSGVVKLVKVYIATKRKLKVGDKMAGRHGNKGIVSNIVPEVDMPYLPSGQPVDIVLNPLGVPSRMNIGQILESHLGLVGYRLGEQINQIFQEKKGEWVKELRAKMIEIASASKFMDAKKTLGKMSDDLLLDYARDWANGVKFATPIFEGVRVDELMKLFELAKIDMDGKTELYDGRTGSKIKERVNVGCMYMLKLHHLVDEKVHARSTGPYSLVTQQPVGGKALFGGQRFGEMEVWALEAYGAAHTLREMLTVKSDDVEGRLSAYKALTRGENVPETGIPETFFVLTNELKSLALDVEIYDEDENNE; encoded by the coding sequence AGATATAAAAGAGCAGGAAATTTTCGTTCGCGAAATTCCTTTGATGACGGATAGAATTTCATTTATTATTAATGGCGTCGAGCGTGTCGTGGTTAATCAGCTTCACAGAAGTCCCGGCGTTATCTTTAAAGAAGAGGAAAGCCCGACAGTAGTAAATAAGCTTATTTATACGGCTCAAATCATTCCTGACCGCGGTAGCTGGCTATATTTTGAATACGACACAAAAGACGTACTTTATGTGCGTATCAACAAGCGCAGAAAAGTGCCGGTAACTATCCTATTTAGAGCGCTTGGATATAAAAAACAAGATATTATCAAGTTATTTTATCCTATACAAACTTTAACAATAAAAGATAATAAATTTTTGACGCCATTTAACCCAGATGATTATCAGGGCAGGGTTGAATACGACATAAAAGACGAAGAAGGCAATGTTTTACACGAGGCCGGAAAAAGACTAACCAAGAAAAAGGCTGATAAGATCATCGCTGACGGCGTCAAATTTGTCGAATATCCGACTGAAATTTTGGTAAATAGGTTTTTGGCTCACCCGGTTATTGACAAAAACAGCGGCGAGGTGCTTTATGATACTCTTGCACAGCTTGATGAAAATAAATTGGTTAAAATTTTGGCTGATCAAGAGAGTATCGAGATAGCAAACGACCTAGCGGCAGGCGTGGACGACGCTATCATAAATTCATTTATTGCCGATAACGAGACGCTCAAACTACTACGTCAAACCGAAAACGTCGATGACGAAAACGATCTTGCGGCGATAAGAATTTATAAAGTTATGCGTCCAGGCGAGCCGGTTGTCAAAGACGCTGCTCGCGCTTTCGTAAATGATCTATTCTTTAATCCTGAAAGATATGATTTGACGGGTGTTGGCCGTATGAAAATGAACCACAAGCTGGCACTTGAAGTACCTGAATACGTAACGGTTTTAACCAATGAAGACATTATAAAAACGGCAAAATATTTGATAAAGGTCAAAAACGGACAAGGACATATCGACGACCGCGATCACCTCGGCAACCGTCGTATCCGCTCTATCGGCGAGCTTTTGGCAAACGAGCTTCACCTAGGCTTTGTAAAAATGCAAAAGGCTATCAGAGATAAATTTACGACGCTGGGTAATACCGAAGAGATTATGCCTTACGATTTGGTTAATCCAAAAATGATAACCACGACGATAATGGAATTTTTCACCGGCGGTCAGTTGAGCCAGTTTATGGATCAGACCAACCCGCTTAGCGAAGTTACTCATAAACGCAGACTTTCGGCGCTAGGCGAAGGCGGTCTTGTTAAAGATAGAGCCGGCTTTGAAGTGCGCGACGTTCACCCGACTCACTACGGCAGAATTTGTCCGGTAGAGACTCCGGAGGGTCAAAACATCGGTCTTATCAACACCCTTTCTACTTATGCAAAGGTAAATAACCTAGGCTTTGTCGAAGCTCCGTATAAAAAAGTCGTAGATGGTAGGGTAACCGATGAAATCGTCTATCTAACGGCAACTCAAGAGGAAAATTTGGTTATCGCTCCTGCATCTACCGCGCTTGACGAGAGCGGCTATATAGTAGAGGATTTGATCGAAGCTAGACAAGACGGCGAGATGATACTGGCTAAACGCGAGGATGTTAAACTCATCGACCTTTGCTCAGGTATGATAGCCGGCGTTGCGGCATCGCTTATTCCGTTTTTGGAGCACGATGACGCAAACCGCGCCCTAATGGGATCAAACATGCAACGCCAAGCGGTACCGCTACTTCGCTCATCCGCTCCTATCGTAGGTACGGGCATGGAGAGCACCGTAGCTCGCGACGCATGGGAGGCGATCAAGGCTAGACGCGCGGGAGTGGTTGAAAAGGTGGACAATAAAAATATCTTTATCCTCGGTGAAGACGAGGCAGGTCCATATATCGATCACTACTCGATGGAGAAAAATTTAAGAACCAACCAAAATACGACATTCTCCCAACACCCTATCGTTAAAAAAGGCGAAAGCGTAGCGGCCGGGCAGATCATCGCCGACGGTCCGTCTATGGAGCGCGGCGAGCTAGCTATCGGTAAAAACGCCCTTATAGCTTTCATGCCGTGGAACGGTTATAACTACGAGGACGCGATCGTAATCAGCGAAAAAATGATCCGAGAGGATGCGTTTACGAGCGTGCATATTTACGAAAAAGAGATCGAGGCGCGCGAGCTAAAAGACGGCGTTGAGGAGATTACTAAAGATATCCCGAATATCAAAGAAGAAGATCTGCTTCACCTAGATGATAGCGGTATAATAAAAATCGGCACGCAAGTAAAACCCGGCATGATCCTGGTCGGCAAGGTTTCCCCAAAAGGCGAGGTTAAGCCAACGCCTGAGGAGCGCTTACTTCGCGCGATTTTCGGAGAAAAAGCTGGCCACGTGGTAAACAAATCCCTTTACGCGACTGCGTCAATGGAAGGCGTCGTAGTAGACGTTAAAATTTTTACCAAAAAGGGCCATGAAAAAGATAGCCGCTCAAATAAAGTTTATGAGGAAGAAAAGGCGGCTTTTGAAAAAGAACACCACGATAGACTCTTGATGCTAGACCGCGAAGAGATGCTAAAAGTGGGCGCTCTGCTTTGCAAAACGCCTTTGAGCTCGGCTCAAACTATCGGTAAAAAAACCTATAAAAAGGGCGAGAAGATCGATAAAGAAGAGTTTGAAAACATCAACCGCTTTACTCTAAGCGCGATCGTTAAAGGCTTTTCAAAAGACGTTCAAAAATCATACGACGACATAAAAAATCATTTCCAAAACGAGAAGAAAAAGCTCAAAGAAGAGCATGATGCGAAGATGGAAATTTTAGAAAAAGACGACATCTTGCCAAGCGGCGTAGTTAAGCTCGTTAAAGTCTATATCGCCACCAAGCGCAAGCTAAAAGTGGGCGATAAGATGGCGGGTCGCCACGGAAACAAAGGTATCGTCTCAAACATCGTCCCTGAGGTTGATATGCCGTATCTACCGAGCGGCCAACCGGTCGATATCGTACTAAATCCGCTGGGCGTTCCTAGCCGTATGAATATCGGTCAAATTTTAGAAAGCCACTTGGGCCTTGTCGGCTATCGCTTGGGCGAGCAGATAAATCAAATTTTCCAAGAGAAAAAAGGCGAGTGGGTTAAAGAGCTACGAGCCAAGATGATCGAGATAGCTTCAGCGTCTAAATTTATGGATGCCAAAAAGACTCTAGGCAAAATGAGCGACGACCTACTTTTAGACTATGCTAGAGACTGGGCTAACGGCGTCAAATTTGCCACGCCTATATTTGAGGGCGTAAGGGTTGATGAGCTAATGAAGCTGTTTGAGCTAGCTAAGATAGATATGGATGGCAAGACCGAGCTTTACGACGGACGCACGGGCTCAAAGATTAAGGAGCGCGTAAACGTCGGATGTATGTATATGCTAAAGCTTCACCACCTAGTCGACGAAAAAGTCCACGCTAGAAGTACGGGACCATACAGCCTTGTTACTCAGCAGCCGGTCGGCGGTAAGGCGCTATTTGGCGGACAAAGATTCGGAGAGATGGAGGTTTGGGCGCTTGAGGCATACGGTGCGGCTCATACGCTTCGCGAGATGCTAACGGTCAAATCAGACGACGTCGAAGGACGCTTGTCTGCGTATAAAGCCCTAACTAGAGGCGAGAATGTGCCTGAAACTGGCATTCCTGAGACATTTTTCGTTCTAACAAACGAGCTAAAATCATTGGCGCTTGATGTCGAGATATACGATGAGGATGAAAATAATGAGTGA